In one window of Erwinia tasmaniensis Et1/99 DNA:
- the atpB gene encoding F0F1 ATP synthase subunit A, with product MAAGEISTPQEYIGHHLNNLQLDLRTFELVNPHDAPATFWVLNIDSMFFSVVLGLVFLVLFRQVAKSATSGVPGKLQAAIELVIGFVDNNVRDMYHGKSKVIAPLALTIFVWVFLMNFMDLLPIDLLPYIGEHFLGLPALRVVPSADVNITLSMALGVFVLILFYSIKMKGIGGFSKELTLQPFNHPIFIPINLILEGVSLLSKPVSLGLRLFGNMYAGELIFILIAGLLPWWSQWILSVPWAIFHILIISLQAFIFMVLTIVYLSMASEEH from the coding sequence CCGCAAGAATACATAGGTCATCATCTGAATAACCTTCAGCTTGATCTGCGTACCTTCGAGCTAGTGAATCCGCACGACGCTCCGGCGACGTTCTGGGTATTAAATATCGACTCCATGTTTTTCTCTGTGGTACTGGGACTGGTGTTCCTGGTGCTGTTTCGCCAGGTCGCGAAATCAGCAACCAGCGGTGTGCCGGGTAAATTACAGGCCGCTATCGAGCTGGTTATCGGTTTTGTCGATAACAACGTGCGCGATATGTACCATGGCAAAAGCAAAGTTATCGCTCCGCTGGCTCTGACGATTTTCGTCTGGGTGTTCCTGATGAACTTCATGGACCTGCTGCCAATCGATCTGCTGCCGTATATCGGCGAGCACTTCCTTGGACTGCCAGCGTTGCGTGTGGTGCCTTCTGCTGACGTGAATATCACGCTGTCGATGGCGCTTGGCGTATTTGTTTTGATTCTGTTTTACAGCATCAAGATGAAAGGCATTGGCGGCTTTAGTAAAGAGCTGACACTGCAACCCTTCAATCACCCGATTTTCATCCCGATCAACCTGATTCTGGAAGGCGTGAGCCTGCTGTCCAAACCGGTTTCTCTGGGTCTGCGACTGTTCGGAAATATGTATGCGGGTGAATTGATTTTTATCCTGATTGCCGGTCTGTTGCCGTGGTGGTCACAGTGGATTCTGAGTGTGCCTTGGGCCATTTTCCACATCCTGATCATTTCGCTACAGGCTTTCATTTT